GCTAAGGCTGATATACTCTTGAGTCCGGATGACCAAATAAGCTTCGGCAAGCATAATTTACTGGTGTTGCCTACTCCCGGACACACCGAAGGTCagctatcttttttttttcgtcacGTTAAAAGCAGGTACTCGTGCTTAAGAATGAACGCCACTGTTCATAAATACGCGGACATTTTATTCAACCAGAGAGAATCTTGCTTTTGCCTAGAGACGTTTGGCGTAAGATTGAAACCAGAGATCCCTGGTATTTTTGTGTTTGTTCGAAACACCgggtatatcgtataaaatgATATCAATTAGATCGAAAATAACGTAAAGAACGTAGCAGAGTTGAATCACAAGTTTTCAATGAATTTGTATCCCAATGCATCAGAATGTCAGCCGGTTTATAATCAATACATTTGAATTTTAACAGGTTGCGTTACCTACGTATGCTACGAACAAGGTATAGCATTCACAGGCGATGCTTTGTTGATACGCGGATGTGGACGAACAGATTTCCAGGTTTGTGCGAAAAAATGATACCTGAGTTAATAATTGAATAAGTTGATAATTTTGGATCTAAAATTACCACTGTAAAATGTGATATAAGATATAGATGCGagtataattttaaaatcttaCGATGCTGTAGAAATGTAGAGATtcaaaatgaatttataattgTTCCTAGTTGTTGCCAGAGAGCCtggtaattataatttatgcaaAAGCGCCGAATTAGTTTGATATAATGTCGTTGTTTAACGCGCGCTATCACGAAGAATCTGAAAAACGTTCTAAATATCGCGTTTTACGTAGCGTGGTTAACTTATTAACCGCAAGGGGATGGTGCGGCCCGTTTAGTCTCAAAATCTGGCGACGATATTTTACACGGGAAAAGTTGAAGTAAAATTGTGCGCAGGTTCGATATCGTACACGGTAACTCTTGCATACACGGGCGCATCATTTATTTAGACGCTAACAAGTTTAAAAGCCGACGTAGATACATTGATACTTGAAACAGTTTACTCCAAATTTCGTCAAAAATCCGTAAATTCACCCGCACAATACGTACGTGTCGTAGGAGAAACGTCGTTTCATATTCgcatttaacgaaattaatattttgtaattttcttttattacagGGTGGCTCCGCGGAAGTCTTGTACAATTCAGTTCATTCGAAAATCTTTACGTTGCCAGCAAATTTCAGACTGTATCCTGCCCACGATTACTCTGGTAGAACAGTAACCACGGTGGCCGAGGAGAAGGCCTTTAATCCTAGATTATCTAAATCCCTAAATGAATTTGTCGACATAATGAACAACCTTAATCTGGCGTACCCAAAAATGATCGGTACATTAATTTGATTGCGTGTCGTTTAAAGCGTGAGCCGTGATTTTCGTTTGAAAACATTGTCTGGAAATTTACGACGGTGGCTGACATTTCCGCTGGCTATGTTTTTGAACTTTCGCAATGATAAAATCTGTTTAACCTTTGCAGACAAAGCTGTACCGGCGAACAAAGTTTGCGGTCTATACGAAGTTGCCAAGGAACAGAAACCATGAAGAGATGAACCGGGTGATATTTTTACGTCGATCGATCGGCTTGTTGTTAATTCGATTTGATCGTTTTGCGTACGATAATAGCGCATAATATAGAAGAGTATCAATCGcaggataaaaataaaagtaatgatGTACAAGCGAAACGAGGTGGCCCATCGTTGTTAATTAACACCCTCGACCtgcttaattttgaaatttgcgctggcattaaaattaaaattaaaattccgcGTAAAGAAACGCAACGTCATTTCCAACCCTTTTGTTCTCATTAAACGTTATGGCCACGTCTTCTAAATAACGTATGCTAAATTTTATACACTAAT
The Bombus terrestris chromosome 10, iyBomTerr1.2, whole genome shotgun sequence genome window above contains:
- the LOC100647153 gene encoding persulfide dioxygenase ETHE1, mitochondrial isoform X1; the encoded protein is MFKTLCQQYLKSSFSKYNLITMNSYCKDVALTEPIPFSKDFLFRQMFDPVSSTYTYLLADINDKTAILIDPVIEWAERDKTIIQELGLTLKYAINTHMHADHITGTGKLKSLLPGCQSMISRSSGAKADILLSPDDQISFGKHNLLVLPTPGHTEGCVTYVCYEQGIAFTGDALLIRGCGRTDFQGGSAEVLYNSVHSKIFTLPANFRLYPAHDYSGRTVTTVAEEKAFNPRLSKSLNEFVDIMNNLNLAYPKMIDKAVPANKVCGLYEVAKEQKP
- the LOC100647153 gene encoding persulfide dioxygenase ETHE1, mitochondrial isoform X2 translates to MFDPVSSTYTYLLADINDKTAILIDPVIEWAERDKTIIQELGLTLKYAINTHMHADHITGTGKLKSLLPGCQSMISRSSGAKADILLSPDDQISFGKHNLLVLPTPGHTEGCVTYVCYEQGIAFTGDALLIRGCGRTDFQGGSAEVLYNSVHSKIFTLPANFRLYPAHDYSGRTVTTVAEEKAFNPRLSKSLNEFVDIMNNLNLAYPKMIDKAVPANKVCGLYEVAKEQKP